One stretch of Candidatus Omnitrophota bacterium DNA includes these proteins:
- a CDS encoding phosphoglycerate kinase: MAKKTIKDVDLKGKRVLMRVDFNVPLDDKLNITDDIRIRAALPAIKYALDKGAKVILMSHLGRPDGQVSEKLRLAPVAKRLENLLGKPVLALKDCIGDDVKKAVSAMKAGDVILLENLRFHAEEEKNDSNFAKELASLGDVFVNDAFGTAHRAHASTEGVTHYLPSVAGFLLEKEIQYLGNAVDDPARPFVAILGGAKVKDKIKVIDNLLNKVDALLIGGGMAYTFLKAKGKTIGSSKLDKDGLDTAKAALDKAAKKNIPMLLPIDHIVADKFEANANSKLVGEDIPDGWMGLDIGPKTIKLFEDKLKSAKTIVWNGPLGVFEMDKFAKGTEDVAKFIAGLKGVTSIIGGGDTAAAMSKFKVEDKMAHISTGGGASLEYLEGRGLPGIDALNDRCCEEGCKSCGR; the protein is encoded by the coding sequence ATGGCAAAGAAGACTATTAAGGATGTTGATCTTAAAGGTAAGAGGGTGCTGATGCGGGTCGATTTTAACGTCCCGCTCGATGACAAGCTCAATATTACGGACGATATACGCATAAGAGCTGCCCTGCCTGCCATAAAATACGCTTTGGATAAAGGGGCAAAGGTAATATTGATGAGCCATCTGGGCAGGCCGGACGGCCAGGTCAGTGAAAAATTGCGCCTTGCGCCTGTAGCCAAAAGGCTTGAGAATCTTCTTGGTAAGCCGGTTTTGGCGCTCAAAGATTGCATAGGGGATGATGTTAAAAAGGCGGTATCGGCGATGAAGGCTGGCGATGTCATCCTGTTGGAGAACCTCAGGTTCCATGCCGAGGAAGAGAAGAACGACTCCAATTTCGCGAAAGAGCTCGCGAGTCTTGGTGATGTATTCGTGAACGACGCGTTTGGGACGGCTCATAGGGCGCATGCGTCGACCGAAGGCGTAACGCATTACCTGCCGTCTGTGGCGGGATTCCTGCTTGAAAAAGAGATACAGTACCTTGGTAATGCCGTTGACGATCCGGCGCGGCCTTTTGTCGCGATACTGGGCGGAGCAAAGGTCAAAGACAAGATAAAGGTAATAGATAACCTGCTAAATAAGGTCGACGCGCTTTTAATAGGCGGCGGCATGGCATATACATTCCTGAAGGCAAAAGGGAAGACGATAGGTTCTTCGAAGCTCGACAAGGATGGACTCGATACCGCTAAGGCGGCGCTCGATAAGGCGGCAAAGAAGAACATCCCGATGCTCCTCCCTATAGACCACATAGTAGCCGATAAGTTCGAGGCGAACGCCAATTCGAAGCTTGTGGGAGAAGATATACCGGACGGATGGATGGGCCTCGATATAGGCCCGAAGACGATAAAACTTTTCGAAGATAAACTTAAGTCGGCGAAGACCATAGTATGGAACGGCCCGCTCGGCGTATTTGAGATGGATAAATTCGCCAAGGGGACTGAAGACGTGGCTAAATTCATAGCCGGGTTGAAGGGCGTTACTTCCATAATAGGCGGCGGCGATACAGCGGCCGCGATGTCGAAGTTCAAAGTCGAGGATAAGATGGCGCATATATCCACCGGCGGCGGCGCGTCGCTGGAATATCTCGAAGGAAGAGGCCTGCCGGGCATAGACGCGCTTAACGATAGATGCTGCGAGGAAGGTTGTAAATCATGCGGAAGATAA
- the tpiA gene encoding triose-phosphate isomerase, with translation MRKIIIAGNWKMNKNISESIDLANYVKRTLYDIGEIEIVLCPPFTSLSDVKEIVMDTNIKLGAQNVHWEKEGALTGEISCGMLKNVGCEYVIIGHSERRQFFGDTNETVNKKVKAALKEGLKPIVCVGEKLEQRKLGKTFDVIKDHVENSLAGLSAEEMLKTVVAYEPVWAIGTGVNATKEQAQEVHKYIRQLLEKMFGPETAKSVRIQYGGSVKPDNIKELISQEDVDGALVGGASLKGDSFTQIVKNCL, from the coding sequence ATGCGGAAGATAATAATTGCCGGCAATTGGAAGATGAACAAGAACATATCCGAGTCGATAGACCTTGCCAATTACGTCAAGAGGACCCTTTATGATATCGGCGAGATAGAAATAGTCCTTTGTCCGCCGTTCACATCCTTAAGCGACGTGAAAGAGATCGTCATGGATACGAATATAAAGCTCGGCGCGCAGAACGTCCATTGGGAAAAAGAAGGCGCGCTTACCGGGGAGATATCCTGCGGCATGTTGAAGAACGTTGGATGCGAGTACGTCATTATAGGCCATTCCGAGCGCAGGCAGTTCTTCGGGGATACTAACGAGACTGTCAATAAGAAGGTCAAAGCGGCGCTGAAAGAGGGACTGAAGCCGATCGTCTGCGTCGGAGAAAAGCTGGAACAACGGAAACTCGGCAAGACGTTCGATGTAATAAAAGATCATGTGGAGAATTCACTCGCGGGATTGTCCGCGGAAGAGATGCTCAAGACGGTGGTAGCTTATGAGCCTGTCTGGGCGATAGGCACAGGCGTCAACGCGACGAAGGAGCAGGCTCAGGAAGTCCATAAATATATAAGGCAGCTCCTGGAAAAGATGTTCGGCCCGGAGACGGCAAAAAGCGTGAGAATACAATACGGCGGAAGCGTGAAGCCGGATAATATAAAGGAGTTGATCTCCCAGGAAGATGTCGACGGCGCTCTCGTAGGAGGGGCCAGCCTTAAGGGGGATTCATTCACACAGATAGTCAAAAATTGCCTTTAA
- the secG gene encoding preprotein translocase subunit SecG produces MLYGIFIGLHVIVSLVLIAVILLQAGRGGGLSETFGGSSTQTILGTKTSVFLKRATATSAVIYILTCLILAVMTSHRGRSLVSKGVIAPVTQGQGTAPQPFANDMVDF; encoded by the coding sequence ATGTTATATGGTATATTCATCGGTTTGCACGTAATAGTATCTCTGGTCCTTATCGCGGTAATCCTGCTTCAGGCAGGCAGGGGAGGAGGCTTAAGCGAAACGTTCGGCGGAAGCTCCACCCAGACTATCCTGGGGACGAAGACATCGGTCTTCTTGAAGCGCGCGACGGCTACTTCGGCGGTGATATATATACTCACTTGCCTTATATTGGCAGTCATGACAAGCCATAGAGGAAGGTCTCTTGTGTCGAAGGGAGTTATCGCTCCGGTCACCCAGGGGCAAGGAACCGCGCCCCAGCCGTTCGCTAACGACATGGTCGATTTCTAA